The following proteins are encoded in a genomic region of Rattus rattus isolate New Zealand chromosome 2, Rrattus_CSIRO_v1, whole genome shotgun sequence:
- the Kctd21 gene encoding BTB/POZ domain-containing protein KCTD21, which produces MSDPITLNVGGKLYTTSLATLTSFPDSMLGAMFSGKMPTKRDSQGNCFIDRDGKVFRYILNFLRTSHLDLPEDFQEMGLLRREADFYQVQPLIEALQEKEIELSKAEKNAMLNITLKQHVQTVHFTVREAPQIYSLSSSSMEVFNANIFSTSCLFLKLLGSKLFYRSNGNLSSITSHLQDPNHLTLDWVANVEGLPEEEYTKQNLKRLWVVPANKQINSFQAFVEEVLKIALSDGFCIDSSHPHALDFMNNKIIRLIRYR; this is translated from the coding sequence ATGTCTGACCCCATCACACTGAATGTTGGGGGCAAGCTCTACACAACCTCACTGGCAACCCTGACCAGCTTCCCTGATTCTATGCTGGGTGCCATGTTCAGTGGGAAGATGCCCACCAAGAGGGACAGCCAGGGTAACTGCTTCATCGACCGTGACGGCAAAGTGTTCCGCTATATCCTCAACTTCCTGCGGACCTCTCACCTGGATCTGCCAGAGGACTTCCAGGAGATGGGTCTGCTCCGCAGGGAAGCTGACTTCTACCAGGTACAGCCCCTGATTGAGGCCCTGCAGGAAAAGGAGATAGAACTCTCCAAGGCAGAGAAGAACGCCATGCTCAACATCACACTGAAGCAGCACGTACAAACAGTCCACTTCACCGTGCGCGAGGCACCACAGATCTACAGCCTGTCGTCTTCCAGCATGGAGGTGTTCAACGCCAACATCTTCAGCacatcctgcctcttcctcaaACTGCTTGGCTCTAAGCTCTTCTACCGCTCCAATGGCAATCTCTCCTCCATCACCAGTCACTTGCAGGACCCTAACCACCTGACTCTTGACTGGGTGGCCAACGTGGAAGGCCTTCCAGAGGAAGAATACACCAAGCAGAACCTCAAAAGGCTGTGGGTGGTCCCTGCCAACAAGCAGATCAACAGCTTCCAGGCCTTTGTGGAGGAGGTGCTGAAGATCGCCCTGAGTGATGGATTCTGCATTGACTCTTCCCATCCACATGCTCTGGACTTTATGAACAATAAGATCATCCGGTTAATACGGTACAGGTAA